A stretch of the Candidatus Delongbacteria bacterium genome encodes the following:
- a CDS encoding T9SS type A sorting domain-containing protein, which produces MFIGHFSRCIGLILTILVMQCSAATQIVFQDAGLAAIPDSLTLAEIVGNRFLDPNASRQGNNEFTLPVRFFRIIPVNPDSQNVYISHADMLDVIDNTMVFCEESYEPSGLGFSFAGYSELYVDWTVASERQSNCDSVLTRYVNPYQGNNICVAIMPLQYIIGGNRDNCGNASFPLRWSERCLVRGQEDILAHELGHKLTLNHTFGGNSSIQDDVFKVLRPDSTYASFLTDCPGELVDRSNCAYTADRHCDTPSEINSCCDQIKNNDAEWWVYDTVEDTLRAGGTIYVPDFNSPLIISHPWWGRQIFYDMYMSPADPCTRVTSILDCNDSLMVRPYEDLGTYNIMSYAPFGCPAEFSPNQLDKVNYTLNTAPQYYPLVQNIVNNIIVNDYGDIDSDPLTFSSISNALSFISSDYHQLYRVFITSEYFGLEDREILLTNSGLDSLVSNFDGRPIFVDILGVSSISGTGQNLVWEPAAQGEIVVHQDHLNETAPIRVHGRVDLTVQNIQFENFGNGRMFAASSGVPLASTLDFQGSHLELRNCTFVGNGLNSTRMTSLDVCEGVVHFNPLQEPSLLIQNCVFADNRSPAGPAVALGMDNVGDAPEGAISIIQSTFANNFFLQNTPQNGVMHVETMGSVLLRNCVFSGSDPLHGTPGNQPAIAVEIGDPRAMSAVIENCLFDQEQWVEDGLPGLEPSNAVIHHDSTPGFTNPTLQDYRLKWDSVCMDVGSSLEPMNFDLTQSDIGWSPVYPVTDITGNQTGSMELGWYRVLNNAILSAEDLIIPAGTVLRFDSGVYASFRAQGAFSGGYNITIGDLNGPRTALVAKDTYGSQELPCGHYGFGTSATAPYLTNVDFKGVLFNYAPSMGMGFSRSNVNLDGENIVAMEFENVGLAFSTCDGQVTHFSETTGCGPRLGWVDQMSSAVDVSYVDFPPQEDAFFCNLFNSGTYAGQTILQHNNEVRGNPVQSGYDNIPVLLFDCTVRQHHNQYDNLAAGGVYMADATLHMNNGAENRFTRIQDYAPLTALVQGYDAAAYINVECGYNTFVDPDVTIYNRDFVEGGCASTDWNLNFWGTDCNTPVSPQNRIPNCATAVNNLSVCPTQVIPCPDQIVDSELYAIGVEANQIGNHEAAVAYWTELLVEFPDSKYASSVTGWVKSLGITTLYGEDEYSYIVTRLVDAAQAADGIEPHLSVYEFASAQCVEARHGDRVGAIASLDSMKLVLSDPDDIKTIIYARLEVDTYPSQGQMNAMAPGDWVQAEQNQRQAVRRLQAAMAPSKLPTIDEEVVPGTIVPSSFQLERPVPNPFNPRTHLALQLPAEGDVLVRVYNVQGQVVTTLREGWMRAGRHELVVDAGSWASGVYLAQARFQGQVQTQKLVLVK; this is translated from the coding sequence ATGTTTATCGGACATTTTTCTAGATGTATTGGGTTAATCTTAACAATACTAGTTATGCAATGTTCTGCTGCTACGCAGATAGTCTTTCAAGATGCTGGTTTAGCAGCAATTCCAGATTCCTTAACTTTAGCTGAGATTGTCGGGAATAGATTTCTGGATCCAAACGCAAGCAGACAAGGAAACAATGAATTCACGTTACCAGTGCGATTTTTTAGAATCATCCCAGTTAATCCAGATTCGCAGAATGTATATATATCACATGCAGATATGCTCGATGTGATTGATAATACGATGGTATTCTGTGAGGAGAGCTATGAACCATCCGGTTTAGGATTTTCCTTCGCGGGATATAGCGAGTTGTATGTTGATTGGACTGTAGCAAGTGAGCGGCAATCGAACTGCGATTCTGTTCTAACTCGATATGTAAATCCCTATCAAGGGAATAATATCTGCGTGGCCATTATGCCACTTCAATACATTATCGGAGGGAATCGAGATAATTGCGGTAATGCGAGCTTCCCTTTGCGGTGGTCTGAACGATGCTTGGTTCGAGGACAAGAAGATATTCTGGCACACGAATTGGGACATAAGCTCACGTTGAATCATACCTTTGGTGGAAATTCTTCCATACAAGACGATGTTTTCAAAGTGTTGAGGCCAGATTCGACGTACGCATCATTTCTAACCGACTGTCCTGGGGAGCTCGTTGATCGGTCAAATTGCGCATATACAGCAGACAGGCACTGTGATACACCATCAGAAATCAATTCCTGTTGTGATCAGATTAAGAATAACGATGCTGAATGGTGGGTTTATGATACTGTAGAAGACACACTGAGGGCTGGTGGCACAATATATGTTCCTGATTTTAATTCCCCATTGATTATCTCTCATCCTTGGTGGGGGCGCCAAATATTCTATGATATGTATATGTCTCCGGCTGACCCTTGTACACGAGTGACAAGCATTTTGGATTGTAACGATTCGCTAATGGTTAGACCATATGAAGATCTGGGGACTTATAACATCATGTCTTATGCTCCATTTGGATGTCCAGCTGAGTTTTCTCCCAATCAACTGGATAAAGTGAATTATACATTGAATACGGCTCCACAGTACTATCCGCTTGTGCAAAATATTGTCAACAATATCATAGTAAATGACTACGGAGATATAGATAGCGATCCGCTGACATTTTCGTCAATTTCGAATGCCTTGTCCTTTATTAGCTCAGATTATCACCAATTATATCGTGTGTTCATTACATCAGAATATTTTGGATTAGAGGATCGAGAGATTTTGCTTACTAATAGCGGGTTGGATTCATTAGTGTCAAATTTCGATGGTCGCCCGATTTTTGTGGATATACTCGGTGTTAGCAGCATTTCAGGCACCGGGCAGAACTTAGTATGGGAACCTGCTGCCCAAGGGGAAATTGTTGTTCATCAGGATCATCTGAATGAAACAGCGCCGATTCGGGTCCACGGGCGCGTTGACCTGACGGTTCAAAATATCCAGTTCGAGAACTTTGGCAACGGTCGCATGTTTGCGGCTTCGTCCGGGGTCCCGTTGGCTTCCACCTTGGATTTCCAGGGATCACATCTTGAGTTGCGAAACTGCACTTTTGTGGGCAACGGACTCAATTCAACTCGAATGACAAGTCTTGACGTGTGCGAAGGCGTCGTGCATTTCAACCCGTTGCAAGAGCCTTCCCTGTTGATCCAGAATTGTGTCTTTGCGGACAACCGTTCCCCTGCAGGACCTGCTGTGGCGCTGGGCATGGACAATGTAGGCGATGCACCTGAAGGCGCTATTAGTATTATCCAGTCCACTTTTGCCAACAATTTCTTCCTGCAGAATACTCCCCAGAACGGTGTCATGCATGTGGAGACAATGGGAAGCGTGTTGTTGCGCAACTGCGTTTTCAGCGGAAGTGATCCTCTCCATGGCACACCCGGAAATCAACCAGCCATTGCAGTAGAAATTGGTGATCCAAGAGCAATGAGTGCAGTTATCGAGAACTGTTTATTTGACCAGGAACAGTGGGTTGAGGATGGGCTGCCGGGACTGGAACCGAGCAACGCAGTGATCCACCATGACTCCACACCTGGATTTACCAACCCGACCTTGCAGGATTATCGACTGAAATGGGATTCGGTTTGTATGGATGTCGGCTCCTCTTTGGAACCCATGAACTTCGACTTGACTCAGTCTGACATTGGTTGGAGCCCGGTATACCCTGTGACGGATATAACTGGAAACCAAACTGGTTCAATGGAACTAGGATGGTATAGAGTTTTGAACAACGCAATATTGAGTGCAGAAGATTTGATCATCCCTGCAGGTACCGTCCTGCGGTTTGATTCCGGGGTATATGCTTCATTCCGCGCCCAAGGTGCCTTCTCCGGTGGTTATAACATCACCATTGGGGATCTGAATGGACCGAGAACAGCTCTTGTCGCGAAGGATACCTACGGCTCACAGGAGCTCCCTTGTGGCCACTATGGCTTTGGAACCAGTGCCACAGCACCCTATCTGACAAATGTTGATTTCAAGGGTGTACTGTTCAACTATGCGCCAAGTATGGGGATGGGATTTAGCCGGAGCAATGTCAACCTTGATGGTGAGAACATCGTCGCGATGGAATTTGAGAACGTTGGACTTGCGTTTAGTACCTGCGATGGCCAGGTGACCCACTTCTCGGAAACCACCGGGTGCGGTCCCCGGTTGGGATGGGTTGACCAGATGAGCAGCGCCGTGGATGTTTCCTATGTGGATTTCCCGCCGCAAGAGGATGCATTTTTCTGCAACCTCTTCAACTCAGGCACCTATGCGGGACAGACAATCCTCCAGCACAATAACGAGGTACGTGGAAATCCTGTCCAATCAGGATATGACAACATCCCCGTTCTGCTCTTCGACTGCACTGTGCGTCAACATCACAACCAGTACGATAACTTGGCTGCGGGTGGTGTGTATATGGCCGATGCCACCTTGCACATGAACAACGGCGCCGAGAATCGTTTTACACGCATTCAAGATTATGCGCCTTTGACGGCGTTGGTTCAGGGATATGATGCAGCTGCATATATCAATGTGGAATGCGGATACAACACTTTTGTAGACCCGGATGTTACAATTTACAATAGAGATTTTGTTGAAGGAGGATGCGCGAGCACGGATTGGAACCTCAACTTCTGGGGAACCGATTGCAATACACCTGTCTCGCCTCAGAACCGGATTCCGAACTGTGCCACCGCAGTCAATAATCTCAGTGTGTGTCCGACACAGGTCATTCCTTGTCCGGATCAGATTGTGGATTCGGAGTTGTATGCCATCGGTGTGGAAGCCAATCAAATCGGCAACCATGAAGCCGCTGTGGCCTATTGGACGGAGTTGCTGGTGGAATTCCCGGATAGCAAATACGCGTCCTCGGTCACGGGATGGGTCAAGAGCTTGGGAATCACCACTCTCTATGGGGAGGACGAGTACTCCTACATTGTGACGCGCTTGGTGGACGCTGCCCAGGCCGCCGATGGGATTGAACCTCACCTTTCGGTCTACGAATTTGCCTCGGCGCAATGCGTGGAGGCCCGGCATGGGGACCGCGTGGGTGCCATTGCCTCGTTGGACAGCATGAAGCTGGTGCTTTCGGATCCTGATGACATCAAGACGATCATCTATGCGCGACTTGAAGTGGACACCTACCCCTCACAGGGACAGATGAACGCCATGGCTCCGGGTGACTGGGTGCAAGCGGAACAGAATCAGCGGCAAGCCGTTCGCCGCTTGCAAGCGGCCATGGCGCCGAGCAAGCTGCCCACGATTGATGAAGAGGTCGTGCCGGGTACAATCGTCCCCAGCAGCTTCCAATTAGAGCGTCCCGTTCCCAACCCCTTCAATCCCCGCACGCACCTTGCCCTGCAACTTCCCGCGGAGGGAGACGTGCTGGTCCGCGTGTACAACGTCCAGGGGCAGGTCGTGACTACCTTGCGTGAAGGGTGGATGCGTGCCGGCCGCCATGAGCTTGTCGTTGACGCGGGTTCGTGGGCCTCGGGCGTCTACCTGGCACAGGCTCGGTTCCAAGGACAAGTTCAGACCCAA